The Helianthus annuus cultivar XRQ/B chromosome 15, HanXRQr2.0-SUNRISE, whole genome shotgun sequence genomic sequence ACGTTCAACCCCTAAATCAAATCAAAGgcataaaatttcaaattttgttGGATTATTCAAACAGATCATCAGGGTTTCACCATCCTACTATACATCAAAACAGATTTAACTTATATTAATGCATCATCATCTAACACTTTTTCATTAGCACAACAACAACATTCATTGTAACATCTAATCAAAATCATTATCAACATGTAGGATTTCTCATTAAATCAAGATAAATCCCAAATCATTCTATTAAACTTCAAAAGCATTCATTTTACAAACAAGTTATGCTATCCGTATCATTTAACACTCAAATCATTCATCAAGTTAGCATCTTTAGCATTCATTTTTAATCAACACGGAGATGGTACACTAACTGGTACAAGTAGAGTGAGAGGGGTGTAGAATAGAAGAGGAAATGAAGCTCTTAGACGATGATCTCCGGCTGTCATCGACGAGcattgctgctgctgttgggtcTTCAAGAAGAGAGGGGGGATGATGgtgtgttttagggtttttagatAGAGAAAGTTAAAGAGAGAATGAGAGAATAAGGGAATGTTTTGGGATTGATGGGTGATGAAATGATTGCTGCCCAAAACATTTAGAATGTCGGTTGCCATCATTCCTTTTATACTCAAGGGAATGCCGCCCAACCTAGTGTGTGTGGCCTTCTAGGGTTTCGAGTGGGCTCGAGGTGTTGGGACGGGTCATGTATACTCAACCCATTTCTCCAGCAAAGAGGGGTGTACGGGACCAAGGAGGTTGTGCGAGTCCGAGTGAGGTGTGCGGTCGAGTGTAGTGTACGGGATCAAAAGGAGTGTGCGGTTGGAGGTGTTGTGCGACTTGGTTTAAAATGATAATCATAATAATAACAATACCTTATAAATCACAATATTCACAAATCATTCTTATACGTATGCATCAAGCCAAACATATTTATAAATAACAAATTTAACTCGTTAATAACAGTTGTGggaaacccgaagtgtcacaccctacttacgctatctacgtggTTTAATTAGATTTTATACTGatccttacgacagtcatcaggTATCTTATCTTGTTATAGTTAGAAAGTTGTATCGTAATGGTTAATGTATCTTAAGACCatttgtaatggttaatgcccttAAGAGGCATTTTTCGCCACATTATCATGATAACTTTCATTTAAAAAATGTATAATGATTAACCCTATTTGATGCTCTTTTTAATATCATTTTCTAATATTTTTCTCCTCATTTCACATTATTCTAGAAACATCTCTCACTCTGCATACCTATATAACACCGAGGGGTGGTATTGAGGGCATAATCAAGCTCCTTCACGCCCTTTTAATGCCCCTTATGCATGGCCTAAGGGGCATTTTTTAGCCACATCAATATTATAATGCCTCTTAAAATGTGTAAAGGGTAACACCCCATAATACCCTTTCACTCATTACTTTCCAATATATTTTCTCCTTATTTAGCGTTATACTACAAACATTCCTCCCTCTTCATGCCCGTATAACGCCGAGGGGATGGTGTTGAAGGAAAGCCTCTTTATGCCCCTATAATTCCCATTACGCTTGGTCTAGACATATATCCATCAAATTTATGAGTGTTAATGTGTTCGGGTTTCGATTTCCTTGATTTCTTCAATTAGGTATTCTCAATTTCCTTAGTGCGGTTTCTtcaatttaaatatttttttattgaaaTTGAAAACCTAGCCAACCGAAATTTAAAACTGAACCAATACACTAATTTTTATTTGGTTTGTTTCAAACAAAAGAAAAACGTGTAATTTAATAAGATCGGTGTTAATCTATTCAGTTTCCTCGATTAATGGGTTACACATGTAGTAAAATCCATACTTAATACATGTAATGCATGTGTTGGATTTGAGACTGTGAAGTGTATGTGTTTTTTATTAAACAGTAAAATAGATAAGGAAATTCAATCTAAACAATTAATACGAACATATCATCATCAACACAATTGGATTTGATAATGATTGCATAATGATTTCATTTGATTTAAATTTTTACAATACAATCAATAGTACATAATGTTCTCCCCTCATCaagtactctctctctctctctctctctctctctctctctctctctctctctctcacttggTTCTTATGCCTTTTTGGCTCTAAATGTTAACAAATACAATGAAATACATGAACTATGTATAGTACGAGAGAACTGTCggtgacgtcaccatgaaagcgacacAAAACAACCTAATAAGTGTGTGCCGGTCAGCACTTAACAAAATTACTGGATAGTTACAAAGGATACTTTTACATTTAGCTACTGGTTTATTAAAGAAGAATACATAGTTGGATTCCAACTGTTTTAGGAATCCAGTACTTCTGGTCTACTGTAGACTTGGTCTTCTGGTATTTAGCTTTGACTTTTGTTGACTAGCTGACCAACACTTTGACAATCTAGCACTTATACTTCTAATCTTCTATTCTTTTAGGCAGCACGGTTCTGTTCCACAGCACTTTTGGTGGTTGTTTGTGAAGGtttcttgggggggggggggggggggagggttaggGTGAGGGTGAGGGGGGACTTCTCAACCAAAGATTATTGAGATTTTTAAATGGTTATAGTATTactattttatttatcaaaaataaaaaaaaataacagcAATCTATGGATCAGACTTAGTATACTTTAAAAACATTATGATTTCTCATAAAAAGTTTAGATACAAATAATATTAATCATGGTATAGAACACAGAGAGAATATGAAGTTGCTTGGAACAATTCAGAATTCAGTTACAATAAATTACTCAATGATTCTACAAGAAGCATATGCCATAAGGATTGAGTGCACTACCTTTAAAAATTACAAGAATAAAGTTGCACAAAGATATACAAAATATCCCAATATACATGTAATATATTGAAAAAGAAGACAATTGAAATTAACAAAAATTTGTATGTTGGTTGTTTGGTTAATTGCAATTGCCACTCCACTAATAACCTAACCATATCCGATAGTCATTAGAACAAGTTTTTATCATCTCTGATTGAGATGTTCTAACGTTCATCAGCAAGAATTTCGCGTTGATGAAACGATAGTTCAAAAACCCATTTGGGTAGTGATTTTGTTCTTCTCGAATTTCTCTTCATTAACTTTTGGTGACCACTGTTGTTGTTTTGCTTAGCCATCGAGTCTACAAACGCCTTCACACGTTTCATGGCAAGATTTAGGGTTTCCTCTGACATATTTGCGAAGCAAACACGAAACCAACCCGGTTCACTACAATGGCACGATGAACCAGGCGAGATGTTCAGCCCGACTTCATAAACTATCTTCTTCCAAAGCTCCATTTCACCTTCAAAAGTGTTCGAGCTCAATAGGTGGCTCATATCCACCCAACAAAATAACCCGGAGTTGCTAGGAAGACACGCGATTCCTGACTTTTTAAGCCCTTTAACGAGCATTTCGTGTCGTTCCTTCAGTCTTCTCCGGTTCTCCGAAAGATATGTTTTCGTAAACTTCTGGTTGGAAAGGATTTCTGACAATAGGTACTGCGTCTGCGATGAAACTAGACCGAAGCTTGACATTTTTGTTGCAGCCGAGACAACCCTCTCATCATTGGAATAAATGGCCCCAATTCGGAATCCGGGTAGTCCAAGATCTTTGGACAGGCTATACACAATGTGGACTCGTTTTGAGATTTCTGTGTTTAGAAGGTTTTTGTGTTTTAGGACCTCCATGATGCTTATGAAGCTTGGAGAGCTAAAGACAGTACCGGCATAGATTTCGTCGCTAATAAGGTGGATGTTCTTGGACGAAATGAAGCTGACCAGGAGGTCGAGTTCATGCAAAGTCAGTGACGTGCCTAATGGATTAGAAGGGTTTGTGACCAAGACACCCTTGACTTTGAGGTTTTGTTTTTCTGCATGTTTGTAAGCTTCTTCAAGGGCAGATTTGGTAATTCTAAAACCATTTAAGCTTGAACAATGAATGGGTACTATTTCAGCTCCAGTT encodes the following:
- the LOC110911122 gene encoding 1-aminocyclopropane-1-carboxylate synthase 3; protein product: MLSAKVTCNSHGQDSSYFLGWEEYEKNPYDEFKNPKGIIQMGLAENQLSFDLLESWLEKNPQPMAFKNHNNQSIFKELALFQDYHGLPAFKTALVKFMSEIRGGSVSFDPDNLVLTAGATSANETLMFCLANPGDAFLLPTPYYPGFDRDLKWRTGAEIVPIHCSSLNGFRITKSALEEAYKHAEKQNLKVKGVLVTNPSNPLGTSLTLHELDLLVSFISSKNIHLISDEIYAGTVFSSPSFISIMEVLKHKNLLNTEISKRVHIVYSLSKDLGLPGFRIGAIYSNDERVVSAATKMSSFGLVSSQTQYLLSEILSNQKFTKTYLSENRRRLKERHEMLVKGLKKSGIACLPSNSGLFCWVDMSHLLSSNTFEGEMELWKKIVYEVGLNISPGSSCHCSEPGWFRVCFANMSEETLNLAMKRVKAFVDSMAKQNNNSGHQKLMKRNSRRTKSLPKWVFELSFHQREILADER